A genome region from Manihot esculenta cultivar AM560-2 chromosome 5, M.esculenta_v8, whole genome shotgun sequence includes the following:
- the LOC110615932 gene encoding RNA-binding KH domain-containing protein RCF3: MERSRSKRNYYYDHQNYDNETTMGRTKPRYNNHQYNPNNHRHRGSSATVNNNRQAKQQQDPSLMVTTTYRILCHDMKAGGVIGKSGSIIKSIRQHTGAWINVHELIPGDEERIIEISDTRRRDPEGRMPAFSPAQEALFLIHERILESDAQFGVNGGGYGNEEEDHGGRGNRVATRLVVSRMHVGCLLGKGGKIIEQMRIETKTQIRILPRDHTLPRCVSMSEEIVQVVGDANGVKNAIGIISSRLRESQHRDRSQGNFHGRLHSPDRFFPDDDYVPHTNNTARRSSVDGPSFGSRASATNYRSSNYSSRQSGYTVDGGATMADSAQTFYGEDLVFRMLCPTDKVDKVVGETDGIVDLLQNEIGVDIKVSDPVSGSDEQIIIISSEEGPDDELFPAQEALLHIQTRIVDLVPDEDNIIKTKLLVSASEIECFEGRDGALSEMERLTGARIQILPRDKHPACVSGADELVQIEGEIKAARDALVEVTSRLRSYLYKEFFQKDTPPPSALRMESASPNNATPARDGHSGGEPPAAAQQSKDAGGSGTEKVKQNDTERHEEVPTTINRIPKPLVTKSTLEIVIPDHAVPKLVTKSKNKLSQISELSGANVTLVEDRPEVTEKIIQISGTPEQAERAQSLLQGFILSTQEDGP, from the exons atggagagatctAGATCTAAGAGGAATTACTACTACGACCATCAGAACTATGATAATGAAACCACCATGGGCAGGACCAAACCTAGGTACAACAATCACCAGTACAACCCTAATAACCACCGTCACCGCGGCAGTAGCGCCACCGTCAACAACAACCGCCAAGCAAAGCAGCAACAGGACCCGTCTTTGATGGTAACCACTACCTACCGCATTCTTTGTCATGATATGAAAGCCGGTGGTGTAATCGGCAAGTCTGGAAGTATAATCAAGTCCATTAGACAACACACTGGCGCGTGGATCAACGTGCACGAGCTGATCCCCGGAGATGAGGAGAGAATCATCGAGATATCCGATACTAGGCGGCGAGACCCGGAGGGACGAATGCCTGCATTCTCGCCGGCTCAGGAGGCGTTGTTCTTGATACATGAAAGGATTCTTGAAAGTGATGCTCAGTTTGGTGTGAACGGCGGCGGTTATGGGAATGAAGAGGAGGATCATGGGGGTAGAGGAAACAGAGTGGCTACAAGGTTGGTAGTATCGAGAATGCATGTGGGTTGTTTATTGGGTAAAGGAGGGAAGATAATTGAGCAAATGAGGATTGAGACAAAGACCCAGATTAGGATTTTGCCGAGAGATCATACCTTGCCTCGCTGCGTTTCCATGTCTGAGGAGATTGTTCAG GTTGTAGGTGATGCTAATGGAGTGAAAAATGCTATAGGGATTATTTCATCGCGCTTGAGGGAGAGTCAGCATCGTGATCGAAGTCAGGGAAATTTCCATGGGAGATTACACTCACCAGATCGATTTTTCCctgatgatgattatgttcCTCACACGAATAACACAGCACGACGTTCATCTGTAGATGGGCCTTCATTTGGATCACGAGCATCTGCCACAAATTACAGAAGCAGCAACTATTCTTCCCGACAATCTGGCTACACAGTTGATGGTGGGGCTACCATGGCTGACAGTGCACAGACCTTTTATGGTGAGGACCTTGTGTTTAGAATGCTTTGCCCTACTGACAAGGTTGATAAAGTTGTTGGAGAGACGGATGGCATTGTAGATTTGCTTCAAAATGAAATCGGTGTAGATATAAAGGTTTCTGATCCAGTATCTGGGTCAGATGAGCAAATTATCATCATTTCATCCGAAGAG GGCCCTGATGATGAGCTATTTCCAGCTCAGGAGGCATTGTTGCATATTCAAACTCGTATtgttgatcttgttccagatgAAGACAATATAATAAAAACCAAGTTACTTGTCTCTGCCAGTGAAATTGAATGTTTTGAGGGAAGAGATGGAGCATTATctgagatggagagattaactGGTGCAAGAATACAGATCCTACCAAGGGATAAACATCCTGCTTGTGTATCAGGGGCTGATGAGCTAGTACAG ATTGAAGGGGAAATAAAAGCAGCACGAGATGCACTTGTAGAAGTGACATCAAGGCTAAGGAGTTACTTATACAAGGAGTTCTTTCAGAAGGATACACCTCCGCCTTCTGCACTAAGAATGGAGTCAGCTTCTCCCAATAATGCAACCCCAGCTCGTGATGGTCATAGTGGAGGTGAACCTCCAGCTGCAGCACAACAATCAAAG GATGCTGGTGGATCTGGCACTGAAAAAGTGAAGCAGAATGACACTGAGCGCCATGAAGAGGTTCCAACTACAATAAATAG AATACCCAAACCACTTGTCACTAAGAGTACACTCGAGATTGTCATACCGGACCATGCAGTTCCCAAGCTTGTAACAAAATCGAAAAACAAGCTTTCTCAAATAAGTGAA TTATCAGGAGCCAATGTAACACTTGTAGAGGATAGACCTGAAGTGACAGAAAAGATCATTCAAATATCAGGTACTCCGGAGCAAGCAGAGAGAGCTCAGAGCTTGCTTCAGGGCTTTATTTTGAGTA CACAAGAAGATGGACCTTAA